The Oenanthe melanoleuca isolate GR-GAL-2019-014 chromosome 1A, OMel1.0, whole genome shotgun sequence genome contains a region encoding:
- the RINT1 gene encoding RAD50-interacting protein 1, whose product MASTAVEKKEVTRDLDHCDIPYYVSEFVERELGNDYDSLGKLDSLIEKLSENKKHLEEQVLTVSSEVPKRIQNALKNAEDSKKSLSQLLEEETVLSESINSHLLKAQPWMEDLDVLIGQVEEIERHLAYLKWISCIEDLSDSIQQYLMTNNVPEAASTLAFMAELDIKLQESSCSHLLAFVRSTVKFWHKILKDKLTSDFEEVLAQLRWPFVGPPQSQAFGLAAPANAPEVYSNLEMLFCQLLKLQTSDELLTKPKQLPEKYPLPPSPPIVLPIQIMLNPLQKRFKYHFTGNKQTNVLNKPEWYLTQVLMWIGNHSKFLDDKIQPILDKAGSSVNAGLEFSRALVMLILEKLAADIPCLLYDDTLFCHLVDEVLLFERELYSVHGYLSSFPSCMHILSEESCFQRWLTVEKKFALQKMDSMLSSEAAWISQYKDITDVDEMKVPDCAETFMTLLLVITDRYKNLPTASRKLQFLGLQKELIDDFRIRLTQVMKEETRASLGFRYCAILNAVNYIATVLADWADNVFFLQLQQAELEVCAESETVSQLQLGQLASMESSVFDDMINLLERLKHDMLTRQVDHVFREVKDAAKLYKKERWLSLPSQAEQAVMSLSSTACPMLQTLRDRLLQLEQQLCHSLFKIFWQMLAEKVDQYIYQEIIMANHFNEGGAAQLQFDMSRNLFPLFSHYCKRPENYFKHIKEACIILNLNIGSALLLKDVLQSASENEPLKPSQPSAAAALNELGVYKLAQRDVEILLNLRASWPNTGK is encoded by the exons atggcAAGCACCGCTgttgaaaagaaagaagtcaCTAGAGATCTAGACCACTGTGATATTCCATACTATGTTTCTGAATTTGTGGAAAGAGAACTTGGAAATGACTATGATTCCCTGGGGAAGCTAGACAGCCTGATTGAAAAGCtatctgaaaacaaaaagcacttAGAAGAACAG GTGCTAACAGTTTCGTCAGAAGTCCCTAAAAGAATTCAGAATGCATTAAAGAATGCAGAAGATTCCAAAAAGTCTCTGAGCCAGCTTCTAGAGGAAGAAACTGTTCTGTCTGAGTCCATCAATAGCCACTTGCTGAAAGCTCAGCCATGGATGGAAGATCTGGATGTCCTGATCGGTCAGGTAGAGGAGATCGAGCGACACCTGGCCTATCTCAAGTGGATTTCTTGCATAGAAGATCTGAG TGATAGCATTCAGCAATATCTGATGACCAACAATGTTCCAGAGGCAGCCAGTACACTGGCTTTCATGGCAGAACTGGATATTAAACTTCAGGAGTCATCTTGTTCTCATCTTCTTGCTTTTGTGAGATCCACTGTTAAATTCTGGCATAAAATCCTTAAGGACAAATTGACAAG TGACTTTGaggaggtgctggcacagctccgCTGGCCCTTTGTGGGGCCACCTCAGTCCCAGGCATTTGGCCTTGCTGCACCAGCCAATGCTCCTGAGGTGTACAGCAACCTGGAGATGCTGTTCTGTCAGCTTCTGAAACTGCAAACCTC AGATGAGCTGTTAACCAAACCTAAACAATTGCCAGAAAAGTATCCTTTACCCCCTTCACCACCAATTGTCCTTCCAATACAGATCATGCTGAATCCTCTTCAGAAAAGATTCAAGTATCATTTCACtggaaataaacaaaccaaTGTCCTTAACAAG cCTGAGTGGTATTTAACACAAGTACTTATGTGGATTGGAAATCATTCAAAGTTCCTTGATGACAAAATCCAGCCAATACTGGACAAGGCAGGATCTTCAGTAAATGCTGGG cTTGAATTCTCTCGTGCTCTAGTAATGCTGATTTTGGAGAAGCTGGCTGCTGATATTCCCTGCCTGTTGTATGATGATACACTCTTTTGTCACCTTGTGGATGAGGTACTTCTATTTGAGAGAGAGTTATACAGCGTTCATGGTTAtctcagcagctttcccagtTGCATGCATATTCTCTCAGAAGAATCCTGCTTCCAAAGGTGGctaacagtggaaaaaaaat TTGCTCTTCAGAAAATGGACTCTATGCTTTCATCAGAGGCTGCATGGATATCACAGTACAAAGATATCACTGATGTAGATGAAATGAAAGTTCCAGACTGTGCTGAAACTTTTATGACTCTCTTGTTAGTTATAACAG ACAGGTATAAGAATCTTCCAACAGCTTCCAGAAAACTCCAGTTTCTGGGCCTACAGAAGGAGTTAATTGATGATTTCAGGATACGATTAACCCAAGTAATGAAGGAAGAGACAAGAGCTTCCTTAGGATTCCGATACTGTGCAATCCTTAATGCTGTTAACTATATAGCAACAGTGTTGGCAGACTGGGCTGACAATGTA TTCtttttgcagctgcagcaggccGAGCTAGAGGTTTGTGCAGAAAGTGAGACGGtgagccagctccagctgggacagctggcaTCCATGGAGAGCTCTGTCTTTGATGACATGATCAACCTCCTGGAGCGCCTGAAGCACGACATGCTGACCCGACAAGTAGATCATGTCTTCAGAGAGGTCAAAGATGCTGCAAAGCTGTACAAAAAAGAGAG GTGGTTGTCTTTACCCTCTCAAGCAGAGCAAGCAGTGATGTCTTTGTCGAGCACGGCGTGCCCGATGTTGCAGACACTGCGAGACCGTTTGctacagctggagcagcagctctgccactcaCTGTTTAAAATCTTCTGGCAGATGCTCGCAGAGAAGGTGGATCAGTACATCTATCAGGAA ATCATTATGGCAAATCATTTCAAtgaaggaggagcagcacaaCTCCAGTTTGACATGAGTCGGAATTTGTTCCCCTTATTTTCACACTACTGCAAGAGGCCAGAAAACTACTTCAAGCA CATAAAAGAAGCCTGCATTATCCTGAACCTGAATATTGGCTCTGCCTTGCTTCTGAAGGATGTCCTACAGTCAGCTTCAGAAAATGAACCATTAAAGCCAAGCCAgccatctgcagcagcagcactaaatgAACTTGGAGTTTATAAACTGGCTCAAAGGGATGTTGAGATTCTTCTCAATTTGAGAGCTAGCTGGccaaatacaggaaaataa
- the LOC130248355 gene encoding mucin-19-like yields MKNSLAQKSKSAAEEEANKGNRVVKLLFAAMLCGLREAASEAPPTTAGAGRPGSPSARRRLGEPFLPATGAGRRAALPLAGRCRGHGRAALPPPGALSALPARPGGRSAAPVASAPPRVTERGAQARQRSKAQPGRERAASAGRAMRDTARGERAASAGRAMGDTAKGERAASAGRAMRDTAKGESRVCRSCYEGHGRGERAASAGRAMRDTAKGERAASAGRAMRDTARGERAASAGRAMRDTARGERAASAGRAMRDTARGERAASAGRAMRDTARGERAASAGRAMRDTARGERAASAGRAMRDTAKGERAASAGRAMRDTAKGERAASAGRAMRDTARGLYWPVL; encoded by the exons ATGAAGAACAGCCTGGCGCAGAAGAGCAAGagtgctgcagaggaagaagcGAATAAAGGAAACAGAGTAGTAAAACTCCTGTTCGCAGCAAT GCTCTGCGGGCTCCGGGAGGCTGCGAGCGAAGCGCCGCCGACCACGGCCGGGGCTGGGCGGCCAGGCAGCCCCTCCGCCCGGCGGCGGCTCGGCGAGCCCTTCCTCCCCGCCACGGGCGCCGGCCGACGAGCCGCTCTTCCCCTGGCAGGACGGTGCCGCGGGCACGGGAgggccgcgctgccgccgcccggAGCCCTCAGCGCGCTCCCCGCGCGTCCCGGCGGCCGCAGCGCCGCCCCCGTCGCGTCAGCGCCGCCGCGGGTGACGGAGCGCGGGGCGCAGGCGCGGCAGCGCTCCAAGGCCCAGCCGGGGAGAGAGAGAGCGGCGTCTGCCGGCCGTGCTATGAGGGACACGGCCCGGGGAGAGAGAGCCGCGTCTGCCGGCCGTGCTATGGGGGACACGGCCAAGGGAGAGAGAGCGGCGTCTGCCGGCCGTGCTATGAGGGACACAGCCAAGGGAGAGAGCCGCGTCTGCCGGTCGTGCTATGAGGGACATGGCCGGGGAGAGAGAGCCGCGTCTGCCGGCCGTGCTATGAGGGACACGGCCAAGGGAGAGAGAGCCGCGTCTGCCGGCCGTGCTATGAGGGACACGGCCCGGGGAGAGAGAGCCGCGTCTGCCGGCCGTGCTATGAGGGACACGGCCCGGGGAGAGAGAGCCGCGTCTGCCGGCCGTGCTATGAGGGACACGGCCCGGGGAGAGAGAGCCGCGTCTGCCGGCCGTGCTATGAGGGACACGGCCCGGGGAGAGAGAGCCGCGTCTGCCGGCCGTGCTATGAGGGACACGGCCCGGGGAGAGAGAGCCGCGTCTGCCGGCCGTGCTATGAGGGACACGGCCAAGGGAGAGAGAGCCGCGTCTGCCGGCCGTGCTATGAGGGACACGGCCAAGGGAGAGAGAGCCGCGTCTGCCGGCCGTGCTATGAGGGACACGGCCCGGGGGCTGTACTGGCCCGTGCTCTGA
- the EFCAB10 gene encoding EF-hand calcium-binding domain-containing protein 10, translating into MAAGEEESREYLRRHRLPELLHRLGALLLFHRPERPREFLIQVLEKVKAGRRAEGRYPFLMDEANVDAMFGLLDVLGQGYIRLEQYREALKTLGLSTEDLELEDNMITLDVFKKGMKKKMLESWSVY; encoded by the exons aTGGCGGCGGGCGAGGAGGAGAGCCGCGAGTACCTGCGGCGGCACCGGCTGCCCGAGCTGCTGCACCGCCTCGGAGCGCTGCTGCTCTTCCACCGCCCCG AAAGGCCCCGCGAGTTCCTGATCCAGGTGCTGGAGAAGGTAAAGGCTGGCAGGCGAGCCGAGGGCCGGTACCCGTTCCTCATGGACGAGGCCAACGTGGACGCCATGTTCGGcctgctggatgtgctgggccAGGGCTACATCAGGCTGGAGCAGTACAGGGAAG CTCTTAAAACTTTGGGACTGAGCACTGAGGATTTGGAGCTGGAAGATAACATGATCACATTGGATGTATTCAAGAAAGGAAT gaagaaaaagatgctGGAGAGCTGGTCTGTGTATTAG